In Equus quagga isolate Etosha38 chromosome 14, UCLA_HA_Equagga_1.0, whole genome shotgun sequence, the genomic stretch AGCCGGGAGTCCCACTGGGCGCTACCGTCAGCTCCAACGTGTGCAAAGTCTGGAGAAGGCCCTGCAGCTCGCGCTCCTTGCTGTCCCACTGCTGCTGGCTGTAATCCAAGTCCGACTTAACGGCCTCCAGGTCCGTGTTGAGCCGGAGCCCGATGTAGAGGCTGGTGCTAAGCTGAGTTCTGACCCGCTCCTGCTCCAGCAGCAGCTCGCCGTCGAGGCTGCCATCCGGCTCCGGGGGCCCCTCTCGCGCTGCGAGCTCCTCCTGGCGCCGCCGCATCCATCTCTGGTTCAGCTCCTCCTGAATCTCGGCTGAGAGGCGCTCGAGCAACTCCTCCTGTTGGGCCCGCTGCTCCTGCAGCCGCAGCAGGTCGTCGCAACGCCGGGCCAGCTCCTCCAGCGCGGCCGCCTGAGCCTCGCCGTCCAGGggcgccaccgccgccgccgccgccgccgctgccgccgcctccGGCTCCTCTTCCGGGCTGGGCCCGTCGACCTCGATGTCTGCGCCCACCAAGTAAGTATCCTGCACGTAGTTGACTCCGTGCCGCCGCATGCGGTCCAGGTGCACCTTGGCCTCGTAGCGATCGATCTCGCAGTCCAGCTCCCGGAGCCGCTGCACCTGCTGACGGATGGTGTGGTCCTGCGAGAGCACCAGATGCACCAGCGTCTCCATATGCTCCACCGACGCGCTCTCGGTGGCCCGTGGCGACGACGAGCAAGACGAAGCTGTGGACGACGAAGTGGATGAACAGGGCGACGACGGCTGCTGCTGGCGCCGCCGGTTGAGCTTGGCCAGCTTGCGGAAGGCCTTGCGCACCACCCGCCGCTGCTTCTCCTGGGTCATGGCTAGGCTGGGCCGCGCCGGGACCCCCCGGGCCGAGCATGGGCGCTCGCGACTGAGCACGACGCGCGCCTCGGCGCTGCGGGGGCCCGCGTTGGGCAGAGACGCCTCGCTGCGGACCAGCACGAAGCGTACATTCTCTCGCTCGTCGCCCCAGGCAGCCCAGAGGCGCAAGATGCGCGTCTTGTTGGGCAAGATGCGCTCAAAGCCCCGCCACTTCTCCACGATGCAATAGCACTGCGGAGGCCCACACAGCATGCCCTGTGGCAGCGCCTCGTCGTCGTCCTCGTCGTCCTCGTCCAGGGGTTCCGGCATCTCCCCCGGGCTTGGCGGGTTGCCGGCTGCCCCCCGCCGCCGGCTCCGCCGATGCCTCCTTCGCCGCCGGCAGCCGTCCTCCAACAGCACCCGCACCACGTCCGAGCAAGTGGTGCGGCGGGAGAGGC encodes the following:
- the RASSF10 gene encoding ras association domain-containing protein 10, which translates into the protein MDPSEKKISVWICQEEKLVSGLSRRTTCSDVVRVLLEDGCRRRRRHRRSRRRGAAGNPPSPGEMPEPLDEDDEDDDEALPQGMLCGPPQCYCIVEKWRGFERILPNKTRILRLWAAWGDERENVRFVLVRSEASLPNAGPRSAEARVVLSRERPCSARGVPARPSLAMTQEKQRRVVRKAFRKLAKLNRRRQQQPSSPCSSTSSSTASSCSSSPRATESASVEHMETLVHLVLSQDHTIRQQVQRLRELDCEIDRYEAKVHLDRMRRHGVNYVQDTYLVGADIEVDGPSPEEEPEAAAAAAAAAAVAPLDGEAQAAALEELARRCDDLLRLQEQRAQQEELLERLSAEIQEELNQRWMRRRQEELAAREGPPEPDGSLDGELLLEQERVRTQLSTSLYIGLRLNTDLEAVKSDLDYSQQQWDSKERELQGLLQTLHTLELTVAPSGTPGSGGPSREPRPQACAEVWVDQARGLAKSCPGNDEDSDTGLSSMHSQDSDSVPVCESLV